Below is a genomic region from Glaciihabitans sp. INWT7.
AGTGAGACGCTGCCGGCGATCTGGAGCAACACCCCACGCTAGCGCCGAATCACCCCGAGACTGTAGGACTTTGGACCTTCGGTGCGCCCCGCGGGCCGGTCAGCGGGCCGCACCCGGTTTCGCCGCGTTGGCGAGCTTAGGGATGAGGTCGAGAGTGCGGTTTGCGACCCCTTCCGCAACGACGCGGAGGCTGAGATTGTTATTCCGCGCATGAGCACGCAGCAACACGAACGCGTCCTCCATCGACAGTTCGCCGGAGTGGGACAGCACTCCCTTGGCTTGCTCGATGAGCACTCGACTGTCGAGAGCTCGCTGCAACTGCTCGGTGACCAGCTGGGATTGGGCGGCGATGCGCTCCTGGAGGATGCCGATGGTCGCGACATCCGCAAGGGCCTGCGCGACGGCGGCGTCGCGACGTTTCAAAGTACCGGTGGAGGTGCGGAAGAGATTCATCGTGCCGATGATCTCTCCACGGAGGCGCATCGGCGTGGCGTGCACAGACAGGAAGCCCTGCTCGAGTGCTGCCGCCCGGAAATCGGGCCAGTCCTCCGTCGATGCCTGGATGTCGGGCACGGAGACCGCCCGGCCGCTGGTGAAGCAGTCGACGCACGGGCCGGCTCCGGCGGCGAGCTGCATGACCTCGACCAGGTCTGCGCGCTCGCTGGTGGATGCCACGACCTGGAGTTGACCGTTGCCATCCGCGAGCATGAGCCCGCCGGCCTGCGCATCGACGATTTCCGTGCACTCCCTCACCAGGGTGTGCAGGAGGTCGACCACGTCGTAGTCGGCGGTGAGAGTATCCGCGACCATGACGAATGCCGCGTTCAGCCGCGCTTCTCTAGACATCGTGCCCATGAGCCACTCCCGTCTTGCACATCGTATCCGGTGGTCAGTTGGGTAGTTGACGAAAGTCGAGAAGTCTCGCGACGACATCACTGGCGACATCCTCCACGGAGCGACCCGAGACGAAAGCATGGCCGCGCAGCAACGAGAAGGCCTCGGCGGCGCTGACCTCCAGTTGCGCAATGATCATGCCGGTGGCCTGATGCACCTCTCGGCGCATCGTGGGAGTGCCCGCATTCTCCAGCGCCTGGTCCTCTTCGGCCGAGCTGATCGCCGCCTTCACCGCGGGAGCGGCGACCTGCTCTGCAAGGGAACGAGCCAGCGCGAACATCAGCCCGTCCAGCGCTCCGGAGGTGGTTCGGTAGAGGTCGACAACGCCGACGGTGACGGCGCCGACGGCGATCGGAAAGGCGAAGACCGCTGCAGCCCCGAGGCGGGCGGCGGCGCTGCCGAAGACCGGCCAGTTCGCCGTGTTCCGCAACGAGAGGTCGGGGCTGAGAACGGGTAGGCCGGTCTTCATGACCTCCCACTGCGGCCCCTCCCCCAGGTCGAACTGCAGACCCTCGAGCTGCGCGGCGACCGTGTCGCTGTAACACACGGTCATGCGTCGAGCGAGCGTGCCGATCACCGAGATCGAGGCACCGGTCACGGGGAGCTGATCGACGAACGGCCGACAGAGGTCGTCGCCCCACCGCCAGCCCTCGAGCTCGGACAAGTCTGGATCGTCAGTGGTGCCGGGGTTACCCATCGGAGGCCCTCGAACATGGTTCACAGAACATTCGGCACCGGAACAACGCGTCGACTGTGCACGCAGTCGATGCTGCGCACGCGCCTAACCGTACAACCTCGCGACCGGTAGGGCGCGTTGACCCTGACCACACCCTCCACTAGAATT
It encodes:
- a CDS encoding GAF and ANTAR domain-containing protein → MGTMSREARLNAAFVMVADTLTADYDVVDLLHTLVRECTEIVDAQAGGLMLADGNGQLQVVASTSERADLVEVMQLAAGAGPCVDCFTSGRAVSVPDIQASTEDWPDFRAAALEQGFLSVHATPMRLRGEIIGTMNLFRTSTGTLKRRDAAVAQALADVATIGILQERIAAQSQLVTEQLQRALDSRVLIEQAKGVLSHSGELSMEDAFVLLRAHARNNNLSLRVVAEGVANRTLDLIPKLANAAKPGAAR
- a CDS encoding ANTAR domain-containing protein, yielding MSELEGWRWGDDLCRPFVDQLPVTGASISVIGTLARRMTVCYSDTVAAQLEGLQFDLGEGPQWEVMKTGLPVLSPDLSLRNTANWPVFGSAAARLGAAAVFAFPIAVGAVTVGVVDLYRTTSGALDGLMFALARSLAEQVAAPAVKAAISSAEEDQALENAGTPTMRREVHQATGMIIAQLEVSAAEAFSLLRGHAFVSGRSVEDVASDVVARLLDFRQLPN